One window of Candidatus Afararchaeum irisae genomic DNA carries:
- a CDS encoding AbrB/MazE/SpoVT family DNA-binding domain-containing protein, giving the protein MTVETDSHGRLYLSSELRDRYGEKFHVVEYEDRIELIPIDDDPLEAARDAAGDAFEGESAEELRQEALEQSKSESREDIQPARREDDG; this is encoded by the coding sequence ATGACAGTAGAGACGGATTCACACGGACGTCTCTATCTCTCGTCTGAGCTGAGAGACAGGTACGGCGAGAAGTTTCACGTAGTTGAGTATGAGGACAGGATCGAACTCATACCCATAGACGACGACCCGCTTGAGGCGGCTCGAGACGCAGCCGGCGACGCCTTTGAGGGAGAGTCAGCCGAGGAGCTTAGGCAAGAGGCTCTCGAACAATCCAAGTCTGAATCCAGAGAAGACATTCAGCCCGCGAGAAGAGAAGACGACGGATGA
- a CDS encoding PIN domain-containing protein, translated as MTVYVETDFLIALVKDDDWLQERAEEALEEREVVTSPFSYLELLIIRERHEYDYVRLFSNLLEVVPAGSDDENQAVLKAIDYYEEGMTPFDAFHAAIAENRGLSLLSSDKAYDDVDPERLPLEPDDV; from the coding sequence ATGACGGTATACGTCGAGACCGACTTCCTGATAGCTCTCGTAAAGGACGACGACTGGCTACAGGAACGCGCAGAAGAAGCTCTAGAAGAGCGTGAGGTCGTGACTTCTCCGTTTTCCTACCTCGAGCTACTTATCATTCGAGAACGTCACGAGTACGACTATGTCCGTCTATTCTCTAACCTGCTTGAAGTAGTCCCCGCCGGCTCAGACGATGAGAATCAAGCCGTTCTGAAAGCCATCGACTACTATGAGGAAGGAATGACTCCGTTCGATGCCTTCCACGCCGCGATTGCGGAGAACCGTGGTCTGAGTCTTCTTTCCTCCGACAAGGCATACGACGATGTCGATCCTGAGAGACTACCCTTGGAGCCGGACGACGTGTAG